One genomic segment of Pseudoalteromonas sp. GCY includes these proteins:
- a CDS encoding calcium/sodium antiporter — MVLSFVILILGFIALVWSADRFVFGAAALARNFGVPTLIVGLTIVAMGSSAPEMMVAAQAALADKTDTAVGNAIGSNIANILLVLGLTALLRPLSVGSGILRREMPLLVIVSLAAWYIVSDNHFSFVEGVLLLVGFAAFLLALIIITKRGGGDNDDPFVSEACEEVPNNIPTQKAVFWLIVGMILLPISADYLVGAAVDIAKYFGMSDLLIGLTIIAVGTSLPELAACVAGVLKKEDDLALGNIIGSNIFNILAVLSIAGIINPSVLDANIASRDIFIMLGATLLLILMSLSLTGQRRINRLEGGILVASFVGYIYYII; from the coding sequence ATGGTTTTATCGTTTGTTATTCTCATTCTTGGCTTTATTGCACTGGTTTGGAGTGCTGATCGCTTTGTTTTTGGTGCGGCCGCTCTTGCACGAAACTTTGGTGTGCCAACATTAATTGTTGGTTTAACTATCGTGGCCATGGGTTCTTCAGCACCAGAAATGATGGTTGCTGCGCAAGCCGCTCTTGCAGATAAAACAGACACCGCCGTGGGCAATGCCATAGGTTCTAACATCGCCAATATCTTACTCGTTTTGGGTCTCACCGCGTTATTAAGGCCACTCTCCGTTGGCTCTGGTATTTTGCGCCGCGAAATGCCGCTGTTAGTCATCGTTTCATTGGCAGCTTGGTACATCGTTAGTGATAACCACTTTAGTTTCGTAGAAGGTGTTTTATTATTAGTCGGTTTCGCCGCTTTTCTTCTTGCACTTATCATTATCACCAAGCGTGGTGGTGGAGATAATGATGACCCATTTGTAAGTGAAGCCTGTGAAGAAGTACCAAATAATATTCCAACTCAAAAAGCCGTTTTCTGGTTAATCGTGGGTATGATTTTACTGCCCATTAGCGCGGACTATCTCGTTGGCGCTGCGGTTGATATCGCCAAATATTTTGGCATGAGTGACCTGCTAATAGGATTAACCATTATCGCCGTTGGTACTAGTTTACCCGAGCTTGCAGCTTGTGTTGCTGGCGTACTAAAGAAGGAGGACGATCTAGCGCTTGGCAATATTATTGGTTCGAACATCTTTAATATATTGGCAGTGCTATCAATTGCTGGGATCATTAACCCATCCGTCCTCGACGCCAATATTGCGTCACGTGATATATTTATTATGCTTGGCGCGACACTGCTGCTTATCCTAATGAGCCTCAGCTTAACAGGTCAGCGCCGCATCAACCGCTTGGAAGGTGGCATACTTGTCGCAAGCTTCGTCGGTTATATTTACTACATCATTTAA
- a CDS encoding KpsF/GutQ family sugar-phosphate isomerase, protein MTTNPFIDSANQVFATELAAIEEVQQFVDQQFVKACEIMFGCQGRIIVIGMGKSGHIGNKIAATLASTGSPAFFVHPGEASHGDLGMITKDDVVLMISNSGETQEVISILPVIKRLGAPVISMTGNPSSTMARNATVHLCVKVSKEACPLGLAPTASTTATLVMGDALAVALLEARGFTADDFALSHPGGSLGRRLLLTVADVMHQGDAIPMVNSHCTVKEALFEMSTKSLGMTAIVDESSQLQGIFTDGDLRRIIEQKVDIHTTPITQVMTAKSTTARADMLAAEVLNIMETKRINGLIVVNENNIPVGALNTQDLLRAGVL, encoded by the coding sequence GTGACAACGAACCCATTTATTGATTCTGCAAATCAAGTTTTTGCTACCGAACTTGCAGCAATAGAAGAAGTGCAACAGTTTGTTGATCAGCAATTTGTAAAAGCCTGTGAAATTATGTTTGGCTGTCAAGGTCGCATCATCGTGATTGGCATGGGTAAGTCCGGCCACATCGGTAACAAAATCGCAGCGACACTCGCAAGTACTGGCAGCCCAGCATTTTTTGTTCATCCAGGAGAAGCAAGTCACGGCGACTTGGGTATGATCACCAAAGATGATGTGGTTTTGATGATCTCCAACTCAGGGGAAACCCAAGAGGTGATCTCTATCCTGCCTGTGATTAAGCGTTTAGGTGCCCCGGTAATCTCTATGACGGGCAACCCGAGCTCTACAATGGCTCGTAATGCAACGGTCCATCTTTGTGTCAAAGTATCAAAAGAAGCGTGCCCACTAGGACTTGCACCCACGGCCAGCACCACAGCAACGCTAGTGATGGGTGATGCGCTCGCGGTTGCGCTACTTGAAGCCAGAGGCTTTACGGCTGATGATTTTGCACTTTCCCACCCCGGTGGTAGTTTGGGAAGGCGTCTACTACTAACCGTTGCTGATGTCATGCATCAAGGGGATGCAATCCCTATGGTCAATAGTCATTGCACAGTTAAAGAAGCTTTATTTGAAATGTCAACTAAAAGTTTAGGTATGACGGCAATCGTAGATGAAAGCTCGCAATTACAAGGTATTTTTACCGATGGCGACTTGCGCCGTATTATTGAACAAAAGGTCGATATTCACACCACCCCAATCACGCAAGTTATGACGGCTAAAAGTACGACAGCACGCGCCGATATGCTCGCAGCAGAGGTACTCAATATCATGGAAACCAAACGAATTAATGGCTTGATTGTGGTAAACGAAAACAACATACCGGTTGGCGCCTTGAATACGCAAGATTTACTTAGAGCGGGGGTGCTGTAA
- a CDS encoding ATP-binding cassette domain-containing protein — MSQSIVEIKDVTFSRGERIIYKNMSFSVPKGKITAIMGPSGIGKTTMLRLIGGQLKPDSGDILFAGNSIPNMSRAALYQARTRMSMLFQSGALFTDMSVFDNVAFPLREHTELSEELIRLVVLMKLQAVGLRGAKDLMPAELSGGMARRAALARSIALDPELIMYDEPFAGQDPISMGVLVRLIKSLNEVLGLSSLIVTHDVTEVLSIADHVVIIAEQGVIGTGTPEQMLEHESPLVQQFLQGLADGPVPFHFKAPDYQQALLQGE; from the coding sequence TTGTCGCAGTCAATTGTAGAAATCAAGGATGTAACCTTCTCTCGGGGTGAAAGGATCATCTACAAAAACATGAGCTTTTCCGTACCAAAGGGCAAAATTACCGCAATAATGGGGCCGAGTGGCATTGGTAAAACCACCATGTTGCGATTAATCGGTGGTCAGCTTAAGCCTGATAGCGGTGATATTCTTTTTGCTGGAAACAGTATCCCTAATATGTCACGAGCAGCTTTGTATCAAGCTCGAACGCGCATGAGCATGTTATTTCAAAGCGGTGCTTTGTTTACTGATATGAGCGTGTTCGACAATGTGGCATTTCCTCTACGCGAGCATACCGAATTATCTGAAGAGTTAATCCGTTTAGTGGTGCTGATGAAGCTCCAAGCGGTTGGTCTTCGTGGTGCAAAAGATTTAATGCCGGCAGAGCTTTCTGGTGGTATGGCAAGACGCGCGGCTTTAGCGCGTTCTATCGCACTTGATCCTGAATTAATTATGTACGATGAACCGTTTGCAGGTCAGGACCCGATCTCCATGGGCGTTCTAGTTCGGTTGATTAAGTCCCTTAATGAAGTATTGGGGTTATCGTCACTGATAGTAACTCATGATGTTACGGAAGTGCTGAGTATTGCCGACCACGTCGTTATTATTGCTGAGCAAGGTGTGATTGGTACAGGAACCCCTGAGCAGATGCTTGAACATGAATCGCCATTAGTGCAGCAGTTCTTACAGGGCCT